The following proteins are encoded in a genomic region of Pseudodesulfovibrio mercurii:
- a CDS encoding KpsF/GutQ family sugar-phosphate isomerase has translation MARTSERKDWLALAREVLDIEAEGLRAVHDQLDGAFVEALTAMAKCTGRVVVTGLGKSGLVGRKIAATLSSTGTPSFFLHPVEGAHGDLGMIRDEDVILALSNSGATDEVNAILPTLKSLGAKVIAMTSDPASPMAGLADIHILVHVPREACRMGLAPTSSTTAQLAVGDALAVCLMDWKSFGKDDFKRFHPGGSLGQRLATCVDQLMHTDGLPVVLEDAGLDAALSTLNKGGLGLVAVVDALDRLKGVLTDGDVRRLVCAGELDTARPVREVMTVSPRRATAGESSAGVLDLMERSQITVLPVVRDDGRLAGMVHLHDLLGKGELKFAGNNGGGAAR, from the coding sequence ATGGCACGCACATCCGAGCGCAAGGACTGGCTGGCCCTGGCCCGCGAGGTCCTGGACATCGAGGCCGAGGGGCTCAGGGCCGTGCACGACCAACTGGACGGGGCCTTTGTCGAGGCCCTGACCGCCATGGCGAAGTGCACGGGCCGCGTGGTCGTCACCGGCCTGGGCAAGTCCGGGCTGGTGGGCCGCAAGATCGCGGCCACCCTGTCCTCCACGGGCACGCCGTCCTTCTTTCTCCACCCGGTGGAGGGGGCCCACGGCGACCTGGGCATGATCCGCGACGAGGACGTCATCCTGGCCCTGTCCAATTCCGGGGCCACGGACGAGGTCAACGCCATCCTGCCCACCCTCAAGTCCCTGGGGGCGAAGGTCATCGCCATGACCTCGGACCCGGCCTCGCCCATGGCCGGGCTGGCCGATATCCACATCCTGGTCCACGTGCCGCGCGAGGCGTGCCGCATGGGGCTGGCCCCGACCTCCTCGACCACCGCGCAGCTGGCCGTGGGCGACGCCCTGGCCGTCTGCCTCATGGACTGGAAGTCCTTCGGCAAGGACGACTTCAAGCGCTTTCATCCGGGCGGGTCCCTCGGCCAGCGGCTGGCCACCTGCGTGGACCAGCTCATGCACACCGACGGGCTGCCCGTGGTCCTGGAGGACGCCGGGCTCGACGCGGCCCTGTCCACCCTGAACAAGGGCGGCCTCGGCCTGGTGGCCGTGGTCGATGCCCTGGACCGCCTCAAGGGCGTGCTCACCGACGGCGACGTGCGCCGCCTGGTCTGCGCCGGGGAGCTGGACACGGCCCGGCCCGTGCGCGAGGTCATGACCGTGTCGCCGCGAAGGGCCACGGCCGGGGAGTCCTCGGCCGGGGTGCTCGACCTCATGGAGCGCAGCCAGATCACCGTCCTGCCCGTGGTCCGCGACGACGGGCGGCTGGCGGGCATGGTCCATCTGCACGACCTGCTCGGCAAGGGCGAACTCAAGTTCGCGGGCAACAACGGCGGGGGCGCCGCCCGATGA
- the purF gene encoding amidophosphoribosyltransferase, whose translation MKKEYCGLFGIYGNKEAARMTYFGLYALQHRGQESAGIVTWDGEKIREQKGMGLVADVFNERHLGKELKGTIAMGHIRYSTTGASLIRNAQPFLVRHGDLRLAVAHNGNLVNTYELRKELEANGSIFQTTMDTEVFAHLIIKYLHESETIEEAVGKACNRVRGAYSILILANDKMIAVKDPNGFRPLVLGRVGGNYVFASETCAFDLVEADYLRPLDPGEMVVVHKNKLTSQRFAEPIRCSKCIFELIYFARPDSHIFGDVVYERRKAMGVMLAKEAPVDADLVMPFPDSGNYAAVGYSQESGLPLELAMIRNHYVGRTFIQPSQDMRDFSVRVKLNPVKSMIQGKRIIIIEDSIVRGTTIRARVKKLRELGAREIHLRVSCPPIKFPCFYGIDFSSKGELIAANNSVEDIARFMGLDSLHYLSIPGLLDSVTQDEWCLACFDGNYPVPLSDRMGKDCLEATPGIIKEFC comes from the coding sequence ATGAAAAAAGAGTATTGCGGTCTTTTCGGCATCTACGGCAACAAGGAGGCGGCGCGCATGACCTATTTCGGTCTGTACGCGTTGCAGCATCGCGGCCAGGAGTCCGCGGGCATCGTTACCTGGGACGGCGAAAAGATTCGTGAGCAGAAGGGCATGGGCCTGGTGGCCGACGTGTTCAACGAACGGCACCTGGGCAAGGAGCTCAAGGGCACCATCGCCATGGGCCACATCCGCTATTCCACCACGGGCGCGTCGCTTATCCGCAACGCCCAGCCGTTCCTGGTCCGTCACGGCGACCTGCGCCTGGCCGTGGCCCACAACGGCAACCTGGTCAACACCTACGAGCTGCGCAAGGAGCTGGAGGCCAACGGGTCCATCTTCCAGACCACCATGGACACCGAGGTCTTCGCCCACCTGATCATCAAGTACCTGCACGAGTCCGAGACCATCGAGGAGGCCGTGGGCAAGGCCTGCAACCGGGTGCGCGGGGCCTACTCCATACTCATCCTGGCCAACGACAAGATGATCGCGGTCAAGGACCCCAACGGGTTCCGGCCCCTGGTGCTCGGCCGGGTGGGGGGCAACTACGTGTTCGCCTCCGAGACCTGCGCCTTCGATCTGGTGGAGGCCGACTACCTCCGTCCGCTGGACCCAGGCGAGATGGTCGTCGTCCACAAGAACAAGCTCACCTCCCAGCGCTTCGCCGAGCCCATCCGGTGCAGCAAGTGCATCTTCGAGCTCATCTACTTCGCCCGCCCCGACTCGCACATCTTCGGCGACGTGGTCTACGAGCGGCGCAAGGCCATGGGCGTCATGCTGGCCAAGGAGGCCCCGGTGGACGCGGACCTGGTCATGCCGTTCCCGGACTCGGGCAACTATGCGGCCGTGGGCTACTCCCAGGAGTCCGGCCTGCCGCTGGAGCTGGCCATGATCCGCAACCACTACGTGGGCCGGACCTTCATCCAGCCCTCCCAGGATATGCGCGACTTCTCGGTCCGGGTGAAGCTCAACCCGGTCAAGTCCATGATCCAGGGCAAACGGATCATCATCATCGAGGACTCCATCGTGCGCGGCACGACCATCCGGGCGCGCGTCAAGAAGCTGCGCGAGCTGGGCGCGCGGGAGATTCACCTGCGGGTCAGCTGCCCGCCCATCAAGTTCCCCTGCTTCTACGGCATCGATTTCTCCTCCAAGGGCGAGCTCATCGCGGCCAACAATTCGGTGGAGGACATCGCCCGATTCATGGGCCTGGACTCCCTGCACTACCTGTCCATCCCCGGCCTGCTCGACTCCGTGACCCAGGACGAGTGGTGCCTGGCCTGCTTCGACGGCAACTACCCGGTGCCCCTGTCCGACCGCATGGGCAAGGACTGCCTGGAGGCCACGCCTGGGATCATCAAGGAATTCTGCTAG